From the Bacteriovorax sp. Seq25_V genome, one window contains:
- a CDS encoding gamma carbonic anhydrase family protein — protein sequence MTLYTYKNIAPKIEDGCFVADSADVIGKVFMGKNSNLWFQVVARGDVNEIHIGENTNIQDLSMLHVIDELPLIIGKNVSVGHKVTLHACTIGDGCLIGMGATVLDGAEIGENSLVAAGSVVPPGKKYPAGSFIIGAPAIVRRPLTSEEIDRYSNHYKSYLITKEEYQKEVKCLNG from the coding sequence ATGACTTTATACACGTATAAGAATATCGCACCAAAAATTGAAGACGGTTGTTTTGTTGCTGACAGTGCAGATGTAATTGGAAAAGTTTTCATGGGAAAAAACTCAAATCTATGGTTCCAAGTTGTAGCTCGTGGAGATGTGAATGAAATTCATATTGGTGAGAATACAAATATTCAGGACCTATCGATGCTTCATGTGATTGATGAACTACCATTAATTATTGGAAAGAATGTGAGTGTGGGGCACAAAGTAACTTTACATGCCTGTACAATCGGTGATGGCTGCCTAATTGGTATGGGGGCTACTGTTCTTGATGGGGCTGAAATCGGAGAGAACTCTTTGGTTGCTGCGGGTAGTGTAGTTCCACCAGGGAAGAAATACCCGGCAGGAAGTTTTATTATCGGTGCTCCTGCTATTGTTCGCCGTCCGCTGACAAGTGAAGAAATTGATCGCTATTCAAATCACTATAAAAGTTATCTAATTACGAAAGAAGAATATCAAAAGGAAGTTAAATGTTTAAATGGCTAA
- a CDS encoding methyl-accepting chemotaxis protein — protein MFKWLKGRKNSKQQIVEVEKIMDLHTHEVEKFESGEMIQEDKNLQEKLLLLEEENKHLKAAMADIQGFLADSVGMSQNAVDAFLGNEEKFKVIISDSGVIEKNVAHLSELISSTNKVVDLVNEKTDFVLDIVKTIEEIALQSKLLSFNASVEAARAGEAGKGFSVVALEVQKMSNQTSQSLEQIKHGATEILNSAKELGHSMVVTKNETDEIVTRLNNFIDELEQAIVVNSKSLKNVYSVNDRIFVSLAKIDHIVWKINTYLTLLTEQKVFDFVDHHNCRLGKWYETGLGKDNFSNIAGYSDIISPHAHVHQSTKVIFDYINNESDFSSAVNAISEMERASTELFSHLNLLIKTKENLNQV, from the coding sequence ATGTTTAAATGGCTAAAGGGGAGAAAAAACTCTAAACAACAAATCGTTGAAGTTGAAAAAATAATGGATCTGCATACACATGAAGTTGAAAAATTTGAGTCTGGTGAAATGATTCAAGAGGATAAAAATCTTCAAGAAAAACTACTCTTACTTGAAGAAGAAAATAAGCATTTAAAAGCAGCGATGGCCGATATTCAAGGTTTTCTTGCTGACTCAGTTGGAATGAGTCAAAATGCAGTAGATGCGTTCTTAGGAAATGAAGAAAAATTTAAAGTGATTATTTCTGATTCTGGAGTGATTGAAAAAAATGTTGCTCATTTGAGTGAACTTATCTCTAGTACGAATAAAGTTGTAGATCTCGTTAACGAAAAAACTGATTTTGTTTTAGATATCGTTAAAACAATTGAAGAGATTGCATTACAAAGTAAGTTACTTTCTTTTAATGCCTCGGTAGAGGCCGCAAGGGCGGGTGAAGCCGGAAAGGGTTTTTCTGTTGTGGCACTTGAAGTCCAAAAAATGTCAAATCAAACGTCTCAAAGTCTTGAGCAAATTAAGCATGGAGCAACGGAGATTTTAAATTCTGCCAAAGAGCTTGGCCACTCGATGGTTGTCACAAAAAATGAAACAGATGAAATTGTAACGAGACTAAATAATTTTATAGATGAATTAGAGCAAGCAATTGTTGTTAACTCAAAATCTTTAAAAAATGTTTATAGTGTTAATGATAGGATTTTTGTTTCCCTTGCTAAAATTGATCATATTGTTTGGAAAATTAATACGTATTTGACGTTACTAACTGAGCAAAAAGTTTTTGATTTTGTTGATCATCATAACTGCCGTTTGGGAAAATGGTATGAAACAGGACTTGGAAAAGATAACTTTTCAAATATTGCTGGATATTCAGATATTATTTCACCACATGCCCATGTTCACCAAAGTACTAAAGTTATTTTCGATTATATTAATAATGAATCTGACTTTAGTTCCGCAGTAAACGCAATCTCTGAAATGGAGAGAGCGAGTACAGAATTATTTTCTCACTTAAATCTATTAATAAAAACAAAAGAAAATTTAAACCAAGTATAA
- a CDS encoding DUF2288 domain-containing protein encodes MTEETSKELIEKLTNDIDEAKWELIKDHHARGAAFLVDDSLDLVAVGVAMAKDQVEYIRGWLGEGKILQPTEELIEAWNEADVFFRYLIIQPYVLIQIKREEME; translated from the coding sequence ATGACAGAAGAAACATCGAAAGAGCTTATTGAAAAATTAACTAATGATATCGACGAAGCAAAATGGGAACTGATTAAAGATCACCATGCTCGTGGCGCTGCTTTTTTAGTAGATGACTCCCTTGATCTTGTAGCAGTTGGAGTAGCAATGGCAAAAGATCAAGTCGAATATATCAGAGGCTGGCTAGGAGAAGGAAAAATTCTTCAACCAACCGAAGAGCTGATTGAAGCTTGGAACGAAGCTGATGTTTTCTTCAGATACCTAATTATCCAACCATATGTTCTTATCCAAATTAAACGCGAGGAGATGGAGTAA
- a CDS encoding RluA family pseudouridine synthase, giving the protein MAKKKLDILYWDKHYIAVAKPAGILVHPFKSQDKDRRHLMRSLKKQTDLYLYPIHRLDKPVSGVVIFGLSKEATRLIKEQWSTDLVEKKYITMCKGVIDEEGEFNFPLKAENGAVQEAKTIYKRLKENGEYSLADVSIKTGRMHQIRRHFSRRMFNLVGDTKYGKAIYNNYYRQKFNFYRLFLHSYELSFHHPIEEKWVKISCPLPEELTEIISSEFN; this is encoded by the coding sequence ATGGCGAAGAAAAAATTAGATATTCTCTATTGGGACAAGCACTATATTGCAGTAGCAAAACCTGCAGGAATTCTCGTGCACCCTTTTAAAAGCCAAGACAAAGATCGCAGGCACCTAATGCGCTCTTTAAAAAAACAAACTGACTTATATCTCTATCCAATTCATCGTCTCGACAAACCAGTTTCGGGTGTTGTGATTTTCGGTCTCTCAAAAGAGGCCACAAGACTAATCAAAGAACAATGGAGCACTGATCTCGTTGAGAAAAAATATATCACAATGTGCAAAGGTGTTATCGATGAAGAGGGAGAATTTAACTTTCCACTTAAAGCTGAAAATGGTGCTGTTCAAGAAGCCAAAACAATCTATAAAAGGCTCAAAGAAAATGGTGAGTACTCACTTGCGGATGTTTCAATCAAGACAGGCAGAATGCATCAGATAAGACGCCACTTTTCTCGACGTATGTTCAATCTTGTTGGTGATACAAAGTACGGCAAAGCGATTTACAATAATTACTACCGCCAAAAATTCAACTTCTATCGTTTATTCCTTCACTCATACGAACTTAGCTTTCATCACCCTATTGAAGAAAAATGGGTAAAAATCAGCTGCCCCCTTCCTGAAGAGCTAACAGAGATTATTTCCTCTGAGTTTAATTAG
- a CDS encoding response regulator: MTSEAFQFVFVDDEPDIKDIYEVFLSSLFGDELKFEFFLNGEECLKFLESKDMEGKHVLIISDINMPKMDGFTLLKNISNKFENAEVALSSAYDNTDYKEKGYSLGAIDFIPKPVDFTRIAQLIRDRLN; encoded by the coding sequence ATGACTTCAGAAGCGTTTCAATTTGTTTTTGTGGATGATGAACCAGATATCAAGGATATCTATGAAGTTTTTTTATCTTCTCTATTTGGGGATGAGCTGAAGTTTGAATTCTTCCTAAACGGAGAAGAGTGTCTCAAATTTCTCGAGAGCAAAGATATGGAAGGGAAGCATGTGCTGATTATCTCAGATATCAATATGCCGAAAATGGATGGGTTTACTCTTTTAAAAAATATCTCTAATAAGTTTGAAAATGCAGAGGTCGCACTTTCAAGTGCTTATGATAATACAGATTACAAGGAGAAGGGTTATAGTCTAGGGGCGATTGACTTTATTCCAAAGCCTGTAGATTTTACAAGAATTGCCCAGCTTATACGCGACAGACTTAACTAA
- a CDS encoding BtpA/SgcQ family protein, translating to MNLKNKPIIAVIYLAPSLGYEKHPGMDTVFEQASEDMEVLIKCGVDAALLENENDRPYSVLARPEVIASMSVTSYQLRKEFESKITIGTEFLINDPEASLAMAKASGTKFIRTDYFVDRMAREEYGGEMRIAPLEVMNFKKKIGAEEIKLYSDIQVKYATMLEDKAIEQSAKQAIEMGSDGVIVSANLTGVAPSADDLIAIKKADESIPVLIGSGLSYNNIESLYPLCDGAMVGTALMTNYRMDYEKVAPFMDRIRSLRG from the coding sequence ATGAATTTAAAAAACAAACCTATTATTGCAGTTATTTATTTAGCGCCTTCACTTGGCTATGAAAAACACCCTGGAATGGATACTGTGTTTGAACAGGCTAGTGAGGATATGGAAGTGTTGATTAAATGTGGTGTTGATGCAGCATTACTCGAAAATGAAAACGATCGACCTTATTCAGTATTGGCCAGGCCTGAGGTCATCGCATCGATGTCGGTAACTTCTTACCAGTTAAGAAAAGAATTTGAGAGTAAAATTACAATTGGAACAGAGTTTTTGATTAACGATCCTGAGGCTTCGCTGGCGATGGCAAAAGCATCTGGAACAAAATTTATTCGAACAGATTACTTTGTTGATCGAATGGCCCGTGAAGAGTATGGCGGAGAGATGAGAATTGCTCCGCTTGAAGTTATGAACTTTAAAAAGAAAATTGGTGCAGAGGAAATCAAGCTATATAGTGATATCCAAGTGAAATATGCAACGATGCTTGAAGATAAAGCGATAGAACAAAGTGCTAAACAGGCAATCGAAATGGGCAGTGATGGGGTTATCGTTTCTGCTAATCTTACAGGTGTTGCACCATCAGCTGATGATTTAATTGCAATTAAAAAAGCTGATGAATCAATCCCTGTACTAATAGGTTCAGGTCTTTCTTATAACAATATCGAATCTCTTTATCCTCTTTGTGATGGGGCAATGGTTGGCACAGCATTAATGACAAATTACAGAATGGATTATGAGAAGGTTGCTCCATTCATGGATCGCATAAGGTCACTTCGTGGCTAG
- a CDS encoding carbohydrate kinase family protein, whose translation MARVAVFGDLCVDQYPKQGLKFLGGCAFNVTATFQKLNSNYTFISLIGEDEYTEAIEKYLNDSSIDSYLFRVPHPNQEIEIILDENGERSFENYQSEILNVQVSFEFDEFDYVISPYFDEIRSLVSGSLTSSKHKVFLDLQDGLNISESEFQGLSERASYINMGNEVFSHDFLLKRSVDCIITVTLAERGSRVYSQGKYKDIETAKVENVVDTTGAGDSFFAYVANGLINFNLSLEDSELHQLVKEANSFASNIIKFIGPNSNLFMLA comes from the coding sequence GTGGCTAGAGTTGCTGTCTTTGGAGATCTGTGTGTCGATCAGTATCCAAAACAAGGGTTAAAATTTCTCGGGGGCTGTGCATTTAATGTCACGGCAACATTTCAAAAATTAAATTCAAATTACACTTTTATTTCACTCATTGGTGAGGATGAATATACTGAAGCAATTGAAAAGTATCTTAATGACTCATCGATTGATTCATACCTTTTTCGAGTTCCTCATCCCAATCAAGAGATTGAAATTATTCTTGATGAAAATGGTGAAAGAAGTTTTGAAAATTATCAGAGTGAGATTTTAAACGTTCAGGTAAGTTTTGAATTTGATGAATTTGATTATGTTATCTCTCCATACTTTGATGAAATTAGATCACTCGTTTCTGGCTCATTAACGAGTTCGAAGCATAAAGTTTTCCTCGATTTACAAGATGGATTGAATATTTCAGAGAGTGAATTTCAGGGACTAAGTGAAAGAGCCTCTTATATCAATATGGGTAATGAGGTGTTCTCACACGACTTTCTGCTAAAAAGATCTGTGGATTGTATTATTACTGTAACTCTCGCAGAGAGAGGAAGCCGAGTTTACTCTCAAGGTAAGTACAAAGATATTGAGACAGCTAAGGTTGAAAATGTTGTAGACACAACAGGAGCTGGAGATAGTTTCTTTGCGTATGTTGCAAATGGGCTAATTAATTTTAATTTAAGTCTTGAAGACAGTGAACTTCATCAATTAGTTAAAGAGGCTAACTCATTTGCATCGAATATAATCAAATTTATAGGTCCAAATTCTAATTTATTCATGTTAGCTTAA
- a CDS encoding sulfite exporter TauE/SafE family protein, with product MTFLIYIGLGIFAGTLSGIFGIGGGLVIVPTLLFCFKILNFPEEYAMHMAVGTSLSIILVTVANSMYGHHKNSNVDWSIVKKIFISIVIGAFVGSFVSKDLAADTLEVIFSIYVVVVSLKMFSDIKVERELKPTSMTLYSVVGFIIGFKSALLGIGGGTISIPFLTWRGQPMKKAVGVSAALGIPIALSGSASYILNGYGNPNLPEYSLGYVYLPALVGVVLTSSYFARVGAKISHRLPQAQMKKGFAIFLMIVAIKMIYQNLHG from the coding sequence ATGACTTTTTTAATTTATATTGGACTAGGTATTTTTGCAGGAACACTGTCAGGTATCTTTGGAATTGGTGGGGGACTTGTAATTGTTCCCACACTTCTTTTTTGCTTCAAGATTTTAAACTTTCCTGAAGAATATGCAATGCACATGGCGGTTGGAACATCGCTTTCAATCATTCTCGTGACAGTTGCTAACTCTATGTATGGCCATCATAAAAATAGTAATGTTGATTGGAGTATAGTAAAGAAAATATTTATTTCAATTGTAATTGGTGCGTTTGTTGGAAGTTTTGTTAGTAAGGATCTTGCTGCAGACACCCTGGAAGTTATCTTTTCAATCTATGTCGTAGTCGTGTCTTTAAAGATGTTCTCTGACATCAAAGTTGAAAGAGAACTCAAACCAACAAGCATGACCCTTTATAGTGTAGTTGGTTTTATTATAGGATTTAAATCAGCTCTTTTGGGCATCGGTGGTGGAACAATTAGTATTCCTTTTCTTACTTGGCGTGGACAACCAATGAAAAAAGCGGTCGGAGTCTCAGCTGCTCTTGGCATTCCAATCGCCCTTTCGGGGAGTGCAAGTTATATCCTAAATGGCTATGGTAATCCAAACCTTCCTGAATACAGCCTTGGTTATGTCTATCTGCCAGCTCTTGTTGGTGTCGTTCTTACAAGCTCATATTTTGCCAGAGTTGGAGCAAAAATATCTCACCGCTTACCACAGGCTCAGATGAAGAAGGGGTTTGCTATCTTTCTGATGATTGTCGCAATAAAGATGATTTATCAAAACCTACATGGTTAA
- a CDS encoding multidrug effflux MFS transporter translates to MSIYLLLTLGALSAFGPLTIDLYLPGFSAIAKDLGVSVSDVQYTLTSFLAGLSVGQLLYGPISDKIGRKKPLIFGIIVYIIASIAISFATTLEALVALRFIQALGSCVGMVITRALVRDMFEPKEAAKVFSLIILVMGVAPIVAPLIGSQVLLYASWRLVFIILAIFGALTFAGVLRFVPETIKEKSPLSVGFKNYYYLFFDKQFIVATIISGTTMGAMFSYISGSPFVFINIFQVTPKMYPLIFGGNALGFIVFSQINSRLLNIFSLEKILGTAVSICLLASSVMSATLFFNLPDVIFFIALFISIASIGFVLPNITAKALEYQRKRAAVASALMGSLQFLISSIGSILVTAFANNTAWPMNIVMVGFMLLSFLLYFLGIHKSASQ, encoded by the coding sequence ATGAGCATTTACTTACTACTTACACTTGGCGCTCTATCGGCGTTTGGTCCATTGACAATAGATTTATATTTACCGGGTTTTAGTGCAATAGCAAAAGACCTTGGGGTTTCAGTTTCAGATGTTCAATATACGTTAACATCATTTCTTGCAGGACTTTCTGTTGGTCAACTTCTATATGGACCAATTTCAGATAAAATAGGAAGAAAGAAGCCGTTAATTTTTGGAATCATTGTTTATATTATTGCATCGATCGCAATTAGTTTTGCAACTACGCTTGAAGCACTTGTTGCATTAAGATTTATTCAGGCCCTTGGATCATGTGTTGGGATGGTCATTACACGCGCACTTGTTCGCGATATGTTCGAACCTAAAGAAGCGGCAAAAGTATTCTCTCTAATCATATTAGTTATGGGAGTTGCCCCAATTGTTGCACCTTTAATTGGTAGTCAAGTTCTATTATATGCTAGTTGGCGTCTGGTTTTTATTATCTTGGCAATCTTTGGTGCGCTAACGTTTGCTGGAGTACTTAGATTTGTCCCTGAAACAATTAAAGAAAAATCTCCGTTAAGTGTAGGGTTTAAAAATTATTATTATCTCTTTTTTGATAAGCAATTCATAGTAGCTACAATCATAAGTGGTACTACAATGGGAGCAATGTTCTCATATATATCGGGATCGCCGTTTGTTTTTATTAATATTTTTCAGGTAACGCCTAAAATGTATCCTCTTATTTTTGGTGGAAATGCGCTTGGGTTTATCGTTTTCTCTCAGATTAATTCAAGATTATTAAATATCTTCTCTCTTGAAAAAATTTTAGGGACTGCTGTCAGTATTTGTCTTCTTGCAAGTTCAGTAATGAGTGCAACATTATTCTTCAATCTTCCAGATGTAATTTTCTTTATTGCGCTTTTTATCTCGATAGCCTCAATTGGATTTGTACTTCCAAATATTACGGCCAAGGCCTTAGAGTACCAAAGAAAGAGAGCGGCCGTTGCCTCGGCATTGATGGGAAGTTTACAGTTCTTGATATCTTCAATTGGATCAATTCTTGTAACTGCGTTTGCAAATAATACTGCATGGCCAATGAATATTGTAATGGTCGGTTTTATGCTTTTATCGTTTCTTTTATATTTCCTTGGGATACATAAAAGCGCTTCTCAATAA
- a CDS encoding restriction endonuclease — protein MSPLVKKSTGEFEEFDEQKLRRSLKHAGAIPSEIAKIIQQIRPLIHEGISTKRIFNHSFRLLRRYSQECARNYSLKKAIFELGPSGFLFEKYVAEVFKAKGFKVKVGVVKKGCCVKHEVDIIASRPDKTIYVECKFHNHPNRKNDVKTALYINSRFLDLKNNKANEFDEFYLVSNTLFSKDAVKYADCVGVKLLGINSSYGDDIQAIVNKYHLHPITSLQSLKKKHIHALMSREIVLAKSLLKQKKTLFELGLDEMEIKQVFSEIKNVRRSYE, from the coding sequence ATGAGTCCATTAGTAAAAAAATCTACAGGTGAATTTGAAGAGTTTGATGAGCAGAAGCTTCGTCGTTCTTTGAAACATGCAGGTGCAATACCTTCTGAAATCGCAAAAATAATTCAGCAGATTCGTCCACTTATTCATGAGGGGATTTCGACTAAGAGAATTTTTAATCATTCATTTAGATTGTTGAGAAGATACTCTCAGGAGTGTGCAAGAAACTATTCTCTTAAAAAAGCAATTTTTGAATTAGGTCCTAGTGGCTTTCTGTTTGAGAAATACGTTGCAGAAGTTTTTAAAGCAAAGGGCTTTAAAGTTAAAGTAGGTGTTGTTAAGAAAGGTTGCTGCGTAAAGCATGAAGTAGATATTATTGCATCAAGACCAGATAAGACCATTTATGTCGAATGTAAATTTCATAATCATCCAAATCGTAAAAATGATGTTAAGACTGCTTTATATATAAACTCAAGATTTCTCGACTTAAAAAATAATAAGGCAAATGAATTTGATGAGTTTTATCTCGTTTCGAATACATTATTTTCAAAAGATGCTGTTAAGTATGCAGATTGTGTAGGTGTGAAGCTATTGGGAATTAATAGCTCCTATGGTGATGACATCCAGGCAATCGTAAATAAATACCACCTTCACCCAATTACATCACTTCAAAGCTTAAAGAAGAAGCATATTCATGCGCTAATGAGTAGAGAAATCGTCTTAGCAAAAAGTCTACTGAAGCAGAAGAAAACATTGTTTGAACTAGGGCTCGATGAAATGGAAATTAAGCAAGTGTTTAGTGAAATTAAGAATGTGAGAAGATCATATGAATAG
- a CDS encoding MBL fold metallo-hydrolase — translation MNSSLKFFGGVETVTGSKHLLNINGANFLVDTGLFQGEKYIDKKNDEPIDLDILSIDAIFITHAHLDHCGYLPYLIRKGYRNKIYATAETLELMKVSLEDSAKLMKNKKESKHYYDQNDVHRALLQVEVVKWEKSLRIKGVEITYYRASHILGSSFVNFKIKGESVTFSGDLGRYHSIMQIAPQDLCDTDTLIIESTYGNRDHADANAEDKLADIITDAIKYKRTVLIPAFAIDRTQMILHLLTKLTAHSNLQIPIVLSGSMGIKVTEIYKRSSEFLKISEEEFENIFKRIRIIEHSNDLENFLVKSQGPQIIVAGSGMMSGGTILAHLEAFGQDANNVIVFTGFQANGTLGKQLLNGDMNVRIENQEIKVFEVQSKIESIEGLSAHGDRNDLLRWIKSGRKVPQRIFVIHGEDDAREAFKEFVEKNTESSAICPREGLLYDI, via the coding sequence ATGAATAGCAGTTTGAAATTTTTTGGTGGGGTTGAAACAGTAACTGGAAGCAAGCATCTTTTAAATATTAATGGTGCTAACTTTCTAGTTGATACAGGATTGTTTCAAGGTGAAAAATATATTGATAAGAAAAATGATGAGCCAATTGATCTAGATATTTTATCAATTGATGCTATTTTTATCACGCATGCTCATCTTGATCATTGCGGTTATCTTCCTTATCTCATTCGCAAGGGATATCGCAATAAAATATATGCGACGGCTGAAACACTTGAACTAATGAAAGTCAGCCTGGAAGACAGTGCAAAATTGATGAAGAATAAAAAAGAATCTAAGCACTACTATGACCAAAATGATGTTCATCGTGCGCTGTTGCAAGTTGAAGTTGTAAAGTGGGAAAAGTCACTAAGAATAAAAGGTGTTGAGATTACATATTATAGAGCCTCTCATATACTGGGCTCTTCTTTTGTAAACTTCAAAATAAAAGGGGAGTCAGTCACATTTTCTGGAGATCTTGGTCGATATCATTCTATCATGCAGATTGCCCCTCAAGATCTTTGCGACACAGATACATTGATTATTGAGTCAACTTACGGGAATCGAGATCACGCAGACGCAAATGCTGAAGATAAGTTGGCTGATATTATTACTGATGCGATCAAGTATAAGAGAACTGTTCTCATTCCGGCTTTTGCAATTGATCGTACACAGATGATTTTACATCTTCTGACAAAGCTAACAGCTCATTCCAATCTGCAAATACCAATTGTGTTATCTGGCTCGATGGGTATAAAGGTTACAGAGATTTATAAACGAAGTTCTGAATTCTTAAAAATCTCAGAAGAAGAGTTTGAGAATATTTTTAAAAGAATAAGAATTATCGAACACTCAAATGATTTAGAAAACTTTCTCGTAAAATCACAAGGACCGCAAATCATTGTTGCGGGAAGTGGGATGATGTCGGGAGGAACAATTCTTGCTCATCTTGAAGCTTTTGGTCAGGATGCGAATAATGTTATTGTTTTCACAGGCTTTCAAGCAAATGGAACTCTTGGAAAGCAACTTTTAAATGGTGATATGAATGTAAGAATTGAAAATCAAGAAATAAAAGTTTTTGAAGTACAGTCAAAAATTGAAAGTATAGAGGGCCTTTCTGCTCATGGCGATCGTAACGATTTACTTCGCTGGATAAAGTCTGGAAGAAAAGTACCTCAAAGAATTTTCGTTATTCACGGGGAAGATGACGCGAGGGAAGCATTTAAAGAATTTGTGGAAAAAAATACTGAAAGTAGCGCCATATGCCCGAGAGAAGGACTATTGTACGATATTTAG
- a CDS encoding bifunctional GNAT family N-acetyltransferase/carbon-nitrogen hydrolase family protein, protein MEKIQKKLIIRNADVTDLNQINAMVSRSYKDESLAYKGTMVASQITHFKQGCFVAEIDGKIVGYCATLRISGEKCLKEHSWREITGGGFGSTHDSKGEYLYGYEVCVDPEYRKFKIGQRFYNERKKLCRFLRLKGIVFAGRMPNLKKRIKEVGSVENYIKAVKEKKIRDNVLNFQLRNGFEVIGYMKDYIPGDLESMGYACHMMWKNPEFEDENITNSSKKTYKPSIDEIGSVRVATVQYKQRKVKSIEEFEAMVTYYVDVCSEYKCDFVLFPELFTLQLLSLEPEELPHHIAIEKMAEYTPKLTEFFKFLALKFNINIIAGSHPVKNSMGEMNNVSFICLRDGTIHEQAKIHPTPNEQYWWNIKGGKELKAIQTDCGPIGVLICFDSEFPELSRYLVDQGIKILFVPFLTDERKGYCRVRYCSQARAVENELYVVMSGSVGNLPNVPNIDIHYSQSCILTPCDFPFARDGIAAEATPNVEMVSFADLRIDTLVESRNTGTVQLLKNRRHDLYSVEWHGKS, encoded by the coding sequence ATGGAAAAAATTCAAAAAAAACTAATTATCAGAAATGCGGATGTTACAGATCTAAATCAAATCAATGCTATGGTTTCGAGAAGCTATAAAGACGAAAGTCTTGCTTATAAAGGAACGATGGTTGCATCACAAATTACACACTTCAAGCAAGGATGCTTTGTCGCAGAAATAGATGGCAAAATTGTCGGTTACTGTGCAACACTTAGAATTTCGGGAGAAAAATGCTTGAAAGAGCACTCTTGGAGAGAGATTACAGGTGGTGGCTTTGGCTCTACTCATGATTCTAAAGGTGAGTACTTATATGGTTATGAAGTGTGTGTTGATCCTGAGTATCGTAAGTTTAAAATAGGACAAAGATTTTATAATGAAAGAAAAAAGCTTTGTCGATTTTTAAGATTGAAAGGAATTGTTTTTGCTGGAAGAATGCCAAATTTGAAAAAAAGAATAAAGGAAGTTGGTTCAGTAGAAAATTATATTAAGGCAGTTAAAGAGAAAAAGATTAGAGATAATGTACTAAATTTTCAACTTCGTAACGGTTTTGAAGTAATTGGTTACATGAAAGATTATATTCCAGGAGACCTTGAGTCGATGGGATATGCATGTCACATGATGTGGAAAAATCCTGAATTTGAAGATGAGAATATAACTAATAGCAGTAAAAAAACTTATAAGCCTTCAATTGATGAGATCGGATCTGTAAGAGTTGCGACAGTTCAATATAAGCAGAGAAAAGTAAAATCAATAGAAGAATTTGAAGCGATGGTAACTTACTACGTCGATGTTTGCTCTGAATATAAATGTGACTTTGTTCTATTTCCAGAACTTTTTACATTGCAGCTTCTTTCTTTGGAACCAGAAGAACTTCCACATCATATTGCAATTGAAAAGATGGCTGAGTATACGCCAAAACTTACTGAGTTTTTTAAATTTTTAGCATTGAAATTTAATATCAATATTATCGCGGGCTCACACCCAGTGAAAAATTCGATGGGGGAGATGAATAATGTTTCATTTATCTGTTTAAGAGATGGGACAATTCATGAACAAGCGAAGATTCACCCGACTCCAAATGAGCAGTACTGGTGGAATATAAAAGGTGGTAAAGAGTTAAAAGCTATTCAAACTGACTGTGGTCCAATTGGGGTGCTGATATGTTTTGATAGTGAGTTTCCTGAGTTATCGAGATATCTCGTTGATCAAGGGATAAAAATTTTGTTTGTGCCATTTCTGACAGATGAGAGAAAAGGATATTGTCGTGTAAGGTACTGCTCTCAGGCCCGTGCCGTGGAAAATGAACTCTATGTTGTTATGTCAGGCTCTGTTGGTAATTTACCTAATGTACCAAATATTGATATTCATTACAGTCAAAGTTGTATTTTAACACCATGTGATTTTCCTTTTGCAAGAGATGGGATCGCCGCCGAAGCTACTCCAAATGTAGAAATGGTGTCATTTGCTGATTTGAGAATTGATACACTTGTTGAGTCAAGGAATACTGGTACGGTTCAGCTATTAAAGAATCGTAGGCATGATCTTTATAGTGTTGAATGGCATGGAAAATCTTAG